A single window of Nitrospiria bacterium DNA harbors:
- a CDS encoding MerR family transcriptional regulator, whose protein sequence is MKTSEVLEKVKIPRHKLYYLEQKGYIVPKRVPMGDLESREFDNEDLIKIQLIWKFLKRGFRHKIAYQKAMEEMKNPKSKRENGGQGV, encoded by the coding sequence ATGAAGACATCCGAGGTTCTTGAAAAAGTTAAAATTCCGCGACACAAACTCTACTATCTTGAGCAAAAAGGCTACATTGTTCCTAAAAGGGTTCCCATGGGGGATCTCGAATCCCGTGAGTTTGACAATGAGGATTTGATCAAAATTCAATTAATCTGGAAGTTTCTCAAAAGGGGTTTCAGACATAAAATTGCTTATCAAAAAGCTATGGAAGAGATGAAAAACCCCAAATCAAAAAGAGAAAATGGTGGCCAAGGTGTTTGA